One genomic region from Nymphaea colorata isolate Beijing-Zhang1983 chromosome 10, ASM883128v2, whole genome shotgun sequence encodes:
- the LOC116262027 gene encoding uncharacterized protein LOC116262027 isoform X2, which yields MSLPLNKLERDADEENIKLAYRRLAKFYHPDVYDGRGTLEEGETAESRFIKIQAAYELLIDEERRRAYDHEHRVNPMKASQAWMEWLIKKRKAFDQRGDMAIAAWAEQQQRELNLRARRLSRSKIDPEEERRILAKEKKASMDNFSNTLKRHTLVLKKRDIMRRKAEEEKKKVIDRLLAAEGLEIQSEEDE from the exons ATGAGTTTACCCTTAAACA AGCTGGAAAGAGATGCGGACGAGGAAAATATAAAGCTTGCTTATCGACGATTAGCAAAATTCTACCACCCtgatg TATATGATGGCAGAGGAACATTAGAGGAAGGGGAAACTGCTGAATCTCGCTTCATTAAAATTCAAGCAGCATATGAGTTGCTTATTGACGAGGAGAGACGGCGAGCATATGATCATGAACATAGGGTGAACCCCATGAAG GCTTCTCAAGCATGGATGGAGTGGCTAATAAAGAAGAGGAAAGCATTTGATCAACGTGGTGATATGGCAATTGCAGCTTGGGCAGAGCAGCAACAACGTGAACTGAATCTCCGTGCTCGTCGTCTTTCACGTTCAAAG ATTGATCCAGAAGAGGAGAGGAGGATTTTAGCGAAGGAAAAGAAAGCATCAATGGATAACTTCTCGAATACTCTGAAAAGGCATACGCTTGTCTTGAAGAAAAGGGATATAATGCGCAGaaaagcagaggaagagaagaagaaagtcaTAGATCGACTTCTAGCAGCAGAGGGCCTTGAGATCCAGAGCGAGGAGGATGAATGA
- the LOC116262027 gene encoding uncharacterized protein LOC116262027 isoform X1 encodes MNGMRAVSRPHMVSSYLFCRGESTRLLLLRSYPSSFSRVPNSTTATSTSSASTASHVAFFSHHARRVELLCRAGSRRTFAKASKWDSEKSPYETLELERDADEENIKLAYRRLAKFYHPDVYDGRGTLEEGETAESRFIKIQAAYELLIDEERRRAYDHEHRVNPMKASQAWMEWLIKKRKAFDQRGDMAIAAWAEQQQRELNLRARRLSRSKIDPEEERRILAKEKKASMDNFSNTLKRHTLVLKKRDIMRRKAEEEKKKVIDRLLAAEGLEIQSEEDE; translated from the exons ATGAACGGCATGAGGGCGGTTTCTCGACCCCACATGGTATCTTCGTATTTGTTCTGCAGAGGGGAATCGACTCGGCTTCTGCTGCTGCGCTCCTACCCGTCCTCCTTCTCTCGAGTCCCAAACTCGACCACGGCCACCAGCACCTCTTCAGCCTCGACTGCATCTCATGTCGCCTTCTTCTCGCACCATGCACGGAGGGTGGAGTTGTTGTGTCGTGCAGGATCTCGGAGGACCTTCGCTAAAGCCTCCAAGTGGGATTCAGAGAAATCCCCCTATGAAACACTCG AGCTGGAAAGAGATGCGGACGAGGAAAATATAAAGCTTGCTTATCGACGATTAGCAAAATTCTACCACCCtgatg TATATGATGGCAGAGGAACATTAGAGGAAGGGGAAACTGCTGAATCTCGCTTCATTAAAATTCAAGCAGCATATGAGTTGCTTATTGACGAGGAGAGACGGCGAGCATATGATCATGAACATAGGGTGAACCCCATGAAG GCTTCTCAAGCATGGATGGAGTGGCTAATAAAGAAGAGGAAAGCATTTGATCAACGTGGTGATATGGCAATTGCAGCTTGGGCAGAGCAGCAACAACGTGAACTGAATCTCCGTGCTCGTCGTCTTTCACGTTCAAAG ATTGATCCAGAAGAGGAGAGGAGGATTTTAGCGAAGGAAAAGAAAGCATCAATGGATAACTTCTCGAATACTCTGAAAAGGCATACGCTTGTCTTGAAGAAAAGGGATATAATGCGCAGaaaagcagaggaagagaagaagaaagtcaTAGATCGACTTCTAGCAGCAGAGGGCCTTGAGATCCAGAGCGAGGAGGATGAATGA
- the LOC116262026 gene encoding pentatricopeptide repeat-containing protein PPR5 homolog, chloroplastic has protein sequence MPLTSLALVVTAPHHHPGLILQPSFRQPQRTGVNIRCPSPADAFLLPPIKRRIVSAHTRAKRRAPKTPRLESEAEGLVRILLKNFNGEKPLLSVLQKYVKLIRTEHCFLLFEELGKRDKWLQCLEVFRWMQKQRWYLADNGVYSKLISVMGKKGQTRMAMWLFSEMRSSGCRPDTSVYNALITAHLHSRDKTKALAKAYGYFEKMKGMERCKPNVVTYNILLRAYAQAGDVSKVEALFKDLEESIISADVYTYNGVMDAYGKTGMIAEMESILQRMKSHQCRPDIITYNLLIDSYGKRQIFDKMEQVFKSLLRSKEKPTLPTFNSMIINYGKARLRERVEYIFTKMVELGYSPSYITYENLITAYGYCDNVSRARELFFEMMDSGKEMHVSTLNAMLDVYCNNGLPAEASLLLEYARTKSLLPNASTYKLLYKAYTKANMKDLLQELLKQMDSDGVIPNKKFFLEALGAITSSETDSLPNKDVQNTSTLDLSSQRDSAFLC, from the exons ATGCCTCTAACGAGTCTAGCCCTTGTTGTCACCGCCCCCCACCACCATCCCGGTCTCATTCTGCAGCCATCCTTCCGGCAACCACAGAGAACGGGCGTCAACATTCGCTGCCCATCTCCCGCTGACGCGTTTCTGCTACCACCTATTAAAAGAAGGATCGTTTCTGCCCACACCAGAGCCAAGAGGAGGGCCCCGAAAACCCCAAGACTAGAATCAGAAGCAGAAGGGCTCGTTCGGATTCTGCTGAAGAATTTTAATGGCGAGAAACCACTTCTCTCTGTGCTGCAGAAGTACGTGAAGCTCATTCGAACAGAGCATTGCTTCCTGCTGTTCGAAGAACTTGGTAAGAGGGACAAATGGCTTCAATGCCTGGAG GTATTCAGGTGGATGCAAAAGCAAAGATGGTATCTTGCAGATAATGGGGTTTACTCCAAGTTGATATCTGTAATGGGGAAGAAAGGCCAGACTCGAATGGCTATGTGGTTGTTCTCTGAGATGCGAAGTAGCGGTTGTCGGCCTGATACTTCTGTGTATAATGCATTGATTACCGCACACTTGCACTCCAGGGACAAAACTAAGGCTCTGGCAAAGGCCTATGGATATTTTGAAAAGATGAAGGGCATGGAAAGATGCAAACCCAATGTTGTTACCTACAACATTCTTCTGAGGGCGTATGCTCAGGCCGGAGATGTTAGTAAAGTTGAAGCGCTGTTTAAAGATCTTGAGGAAAGTATTATTTCAGCTGATGTTTATACATACAACGGGGTTATGGATGCATACGGGAAAACTGGAATGATTGCGGAAATGGAATCTATATTACAGCGGATGAAGAGCCACCAATGCCGGCCAGATATAATCACATACAATTTACTTATTGATTCTTACGGGAAGAGGCAGATCTTTGACAAGATGGAGCAAGTCTTTAAGAGTCTACTGCGATCTAAAGAGAAACCTACGCTGCCTACTTTCAACTCAATGATAATCAATTATGGAAAAGCCCGACTGAGAGAAAGAGTAGAATACATTTTTACAAAGATGGTAGAGTTAGGCTATTCACCAAGCTATATCACGTATGAAAACTTGATTACAGCATACGGGTACTGTGATAACGTGTCCAGAGCTAGagagttattttttgaaatgatgGACTCTGGTAAGGAGATGCATGTTTCAACACTTAACGCCATGCTTGATGTCTACTGTAATAATGGTTTACCTGCGGAAGCAAGCTTGCTCTTGGAATATGCCCGTACAAAGAGTTTGCTTCCTAATGCTTCAACGTATAAACTTCTATATAAGGCATACACAAAGGCAAATATGAAGGACCTTCTACAGGAATTGCTTAAGCAGATGGACAGTGATGGTGTCATTCCAAATAAGAAGTTCTTTCTGGAGGCTCTGGGAGCCATTACATCTTCAGAGACTGATTCTCTTCCTAATAAGGATGTACAGAACACAAGCACGTTAGATCTGAGCAGTCAAAGGGACTCTGCTTTTCTATGTTGA